A window from Citrobacter amalonaticus encodes these proteins:
- the cstA gene encoding pyruvate/proton symporter CstA, producing MNKSGKYLIWTVLSVMGAFALGYIALNRGEQINALWIVVASVCVYLIAYRFYGLYIAKNVLAVDPTRMTPAVRHNDGLDYVPTDKKVLFGHHFAAIAGAGPLVGPVLAAQMGYLPGMIWLLAGVVLAGAVQDFMVLFVSTRRDGRSLGELVKEEMGPTAGVIALVACFMIMVIILAVLAMIVVKALTHSPWGTYTVAFTIPLAIFMGIYLRYLRPGRIGEVSVIGLVFLVFAIISGGWVAESPTWAPYFDFTGVQLTWMLVGYGFVAAVLPVWLLLAPRDYLSTFLKIGTIVGLAVGILIMRPTLTMPALTKFVDGTGPVWTGNLFPFLFITIACGAVSGFHALISSGTTPKMLANEGQACFIGYGGMLMESFVAIMALVSACIIDPGVYFAMNSPMAVLAPAGTADVVASAAQVVSSWGFAITPDTLHQIANEVGEQSIISRAGGAPTLAVGMAYILHGALGGMMDVAFWYHFAILFEALFILTAVDAGTRAARFMLQDLLGVVSPGLKRTDSLPANLLATALCVLAWGYFLHQGVVDPLGGINTLWPLFGIANQMLAGMALMLCAVVLFKMKRQRYAWVALVPTAWLLICTLTAGWQKSFSPDTKVGFLAIANKFQAMIDSGNIPPQYTESQLAQLVFNNRLDAGLTIFFMVVVVVLALFSIKTALAALKEDKPTAKETPYEPMPENVEEIVAQAKGAH from the coding sequence ATGAATAAATCAGGGAAATACCTCATCTGGACAGTGCTCTCGGTAATGGGTGCCTTTGCTCTGGGTTATATTGCGCTAAACCGTGGGGAACAGATCAACGCACTGTGGATAGTCGTGGCGTCGGTCTGTGTCTATCTCATTGCCTATCGTTTTTACGGTCTGTACATCGCCAAAAATGTGCTGGCGGTTGACCCGACGCGGATGACGCCTGCAGTACGCCATAACGACGGGCTCGACTACGTCCCCACCGATAAAAAAGTCTTGTTTGGTCACCATTTTGCGGCGATTGCCGGCGCGGGTCCGTTAGTCGGGCCGGTTCTGGCGGCGCAAATGGGCTATTTGCCGGGCATGATTTGGCTGCTGGCTGGCGTGGTTTTAGCCGGGGCGGTACAGGATTTCATGGTGCTCTTCGTGTCGACGCGTCGCGATGGCCGCTCGCTGGGTGAACTGGTCAAAGAAGAGATGGGCCCAACCGCCGGGGTGATTGCGCTGGTGGCCTGCTTCATGATCATGGTGATTATCCTTGCGGTGCTGGCGATGATCGTGGTGAAAGCGCTGACCCACAGTCCGTGGGGAACCTACACCGTCGCGTTTACGATTCCGCTGGCGATCTTTATGGGTATCTATCTGCGCTATCTGCGTCCGGGTCGTATCGGCGAAGTGTCGGTTATCGGTCTGGTGTTCCTCGTGTTTGCGATTATTTCCGGCGGCTGGGTCGCGGAAAGTCCTACCTGGGCGCCGTACTTTGACTTCACTGGGGTTCAGTTAACCTGGATGCTGGTGGGTTACGGCTTCGTGGCGGCGGTACTGCCGGTGTGGCTGCTGCTGGCGCCGCGTGACTACCTCTCAACCTTCCTGAAAATCGGGACCATTGTTGGTCTGGCGGTTGGCATTTTGATCATGCGTCCAACGCTGACGATGCCTGCGCTGACTAAATTCGTCGATGGTACCGGGCCGGTGTGGACAGGTAACCTGTTCCCGTTCCTGTTTATCACTATCGCCTGTGGCGCCGTTTCGGGTTTCCACGCGCTGATCTCCTCCGGCACGACGCCGAAGATGCTGGCAAACGAAGGTCAGGCTTGCTTCATTGGCTACGGCGGTATGCTGATGGAATCGTTTGTCGCCATCATGGCGCTGGTTTCTGCCTGCATCATCGATCCGGGCGTCTACTTCGCTATGAACAGCCCAATGGCCGTGCTGGCGCCTGCCGGCACGGCGGATGTGGTGGCGTCTGCCGCTCAGGTGGTCAGCAGTTGGGGCTTTGCGATTACGCCGGACACGCTGCATCAGATTGCTAACGAGGTGGGTGAGCAGTCGATTATCTCCCGTGCGGGTGGTGCGCCTACGCTGGCGGTGGGCATGGCCTATATCCTGCACGGCGCGCTGGGTGGGATGATGGATGTGGCCTTCTGGTATCACTTCGCCATTCTGTTCGAAGCGCTGTTTATTCTGACGGCGGTCGATGCGGGGACGCGTGCCGCGCGCTTCATGTTGCAGGATCTGCTGGGTGTCGTTTCTCCAGGCCTTAAACGTACGGACTCATTGCCTGCCAACCTGCTGGCGACCGCACTGTGCGTGCTGGCGTGGGGCTACTTCCTGCATCAGGGCGTGGTGGATCCGTTAGGCGGCATTAACACCCTGTGGCCGCTGTTTGGTATCGCTAACCAGATGCTGGCAGGTATGGCACTGATGCTCTGCGCGGTTGTCCTGTTCAAGATGAAACGTCAGCGTTATGCGTGGGTGGCGTTGGTGCCGACTGCATGGTTGCTGATTTGTACCCTGACGGCGGGCTGGCAGAAATCCTTCAGCCCGGATACAAAAGTGGGCTTCCTGGCGATTGCCAATAAGTTCCAGGCGATGATCGACAGCGGCAATATCCCGCCGCAGTACACGGAATCGCAGCTGGCGCAACTGGTGTTTAACAACCGTCTGGATGCGGGCCTGACTATCTTCTTCATGGTGGTGGTCGTGGTACTGGCACTGTTCTCCATTAAGACGGCGCTCGCCGCTCTCAAAGAAGACAAGCCGACGGCAAAAGAGACGCCGTATGAGCCGATGCCGGAAAATGTGGAAGAGATCGTTGCGCAGGCCAAAGGCGCGCACTAA
- a CDS encoding IbrB-like domain-containing protein, whose amino-acid sequence MQQRLTQDLLSYLSGLSDDERIKAINEFRKAIHSVSPFRNEPVDCVLWIKNDRISPNDYNPNNVAPPEKKLLLKSIEADGFTQPIVATQSSPEEYEIVDGFHRHELGKSKASLKSRLKGYLPITCLEGERHDRMAATIRHNRARGRHQIHAMSEIVRELALLGWEDEKIGKELGMDEDEVLRLKQINGLQELFASRRFSKAWTVK is encoded by the coding sequence ATGCAACAACGATTAACTCAGGACCTTCTTAGCTATCTTTCTGGCTTATCTGATGACGAAAGAATTAAAGCCATCAATGAGTTCAGAAAGGCGATTCACAGCGTCAGTCCATTTCGCAACGAGCCGGTTGACTGTGTGCTATGGATAAAAAACGATCGCATTTCGCCTAACGATTACAATCCTAATAACGTCGCACCACCGGAGAAAAAGCTGCTGCTGAAATCCATTGAGGCGGATGGCTTTACCCAACCCATTGTTGCCACCCAATCCAGTCCGGAAGAGTATGAGATCGTCGACGGTTTTCACCGCCATGAACTGGGGAAAAGCAAAGCCTCGCTTAAATCCCGTCTCAAAGGCTATTTACCCATTACTTGTCTGGAAGGGGAGCGGCATGACCGCATGGCAGCAACTATTCGCCATAACCGTGCTCGTGGCCGTCATCAGATCCACGCGATGTCGGAGATCGTACGTGAACTGGCATTACTGGGATGGGAAGACGAAAAAATCGGTAAGGAACTGGGGATGGACGAGGACGAAGTCCTGCGCCTGAAACAGATCAACGGTCTTCAGGAGCTGTTTGCCAGTCGTCGGTTTTCAAAAGCGTGGACGGTGAAATAA
- a CDS encoding YbdD/YjiX family protein has product MFDTLSKAGKYLGQAAKLMIGVPDYDNYVEHMRITHPDQTPMTYEEFFRERQDARYGGKGGARCC; this is encoded by the coding sequence ATGTTTGATACGCTTTCGAAAGCCGGGAAATATCTGGGCCAGGCCGCGAAACTCATGATTGGCGTGCCGGACTATGACAACTATGTCGAGCATATGCGGATCACCCATCCGGATCAGACGCCTATGACCTATGAGGAGTTTTTCCGTGAGCGTCAGGATGCGCGCTATGGCGGAAAGGGCGGGGCGCGCTGCTGTTGA